One Mya arenaria isolate MELC-2E11 chromosome 5, ASM2691426v1 genomic window carries:
- the LOC128235747 gene encoding uncharacterized protein DDB_G0271670-like translates to MTSVTSLLLAFSAITLVAAADPDWMTFQPMSQCSNMDANGCYTCKMCMTKVTPIPTCAPPSTPPPQIKIVKEPCSCSSTQGPTTSTTTTTLPTTTTSTTTKATTTTTTTTTPKPTTTTTTTTPKPTTTTTMKATSAANHSGNHGKSQNATAQNNTVSNWSQGPLWEYHSATTTTTDGDKETVVTTNITTADGKEVNRTIETTVTQHGHVTGHNVKVVDSNATVHGHGGSNSSHHSSNSSSGSNGSNTTTSITSSQTSSNQTAGHHGTGGHGGTSGTNSSSTSHTSFSSQNSTSGTHGTGSHSSNTHGSSATNNTAGTSGTKGSGGNNSTSSSTSQSSSSSSKTSGSNTSGSQSSGSSQSSQAASSSTAATTKAAPTTTKATPTTTKATKATTHRPHTHRPPTTTKPTTTSTTKATTTKTTTKPTPTTTKATKATTHRPHTHRPPTTTKPTTTSTTAGTTKKANSSSHTSHQSSSHQSSSSSSSQSGSSSSQQNGTSANNHNSSASNANSHMTQPTQPKMTQPTIPKATSRMTQPTAPKLTAKLTKPTAVAGMTSPTTAGKAATASTTQGPTTTWNGICPDFPPDCPASNGCATFDENWCPICVCPRK, encoded by the exons TGGTAGCAGCGGCTGACCCCGACTGGATGACGTTCCAGCCTATGAGTCAGTGTTCTAACATGGACGCCAACGGCTGTTACACCTGCAAAATGTGCATGACCAAAG TCACACCCATACCTACCTGTGCCCCACCCTCGACCCCGCCTCCACAGATCAAAATCGTCAAAGAGCCGTGCAGCTGTAGCTCAACACAAGGCCCAACTACATCTACAACGACCACAACTctgccaacaacaacaacatctacTACCACTAAagctacaacaacaacaacaacaacaactactccGAAACCGACAACGACTACTACGACTACCACTCCAAAACCGACGACAACAACGACGATGAAGGCAACAAGTGCTGCGAACCATTCAGGCAACCATGGGAAATCGCAGAACGCCACTGCTCAGAACAACACCGTCTCTAACTGGTCACAG GGTCCACTATGGGAGTACCATTcggcgacgacgacgacgacggaTGGTGACAAAGAGACGGTGGTGACCACCAACATCACCACCGCCGACGGCAAGGAGGTTAACAGAACCATCGAGACAACCGTCACACAGCATGGACACGTGACCGGGCACAATGTCAAG GTTGTGGATTCCAATGCTACAGTGCACGGCCATGGAGGCTCCAACAGCTCCCATCATTCAAGCAACAGCAGCAGTGGCAGCAACGGCAGCAACACCACTACCAGCATCACCTCCAGCCAGACCAGCAGTAACCAGACAGCCGGCCACCACGGAACAG GCGGTCATGGAGGCACCAGCGGAACAAACAGCTCCAGTACGAGTCACACCTCTTTTTCTTCACAAAACAGCACCTCGGGGACGCATGGAACAGGAAGTCACTCGTCTAACACCCACGGTAGTTCCGCTACCAACAACACGGCCGGTACGTCTGGCACGAAGGGATCTGGTGGGAACAACTCCACATCGTCCAGCACATCTCAATCCTCGTCCTCCTCTTCGAAGACTTCCGGTTCAAACACTTCAGGCAGCCAGAGTAGCGGCAGCTCCCAGAGCTCCCAGGCCGCCTCATCGAGTACGGCTGCGACGACGAAGGCTGCTCCTACAACGACTAAGGCAACCCCAACGACCACAAAGGCGACTAAGGCCACCACCCATAGGCCACACACACACCGCCCGCCCACCACCACCAAGCCAACAACGACATCGACGACAAAAGCGACCACGACCAAAACAACTACAAAGCCGACCCCAACGACGACAAAAGCTACTAAGGCCACCACCCATAGGCCACACACACACCGCCCGCCCACCACCACCAAGCCAACAACGACATCGACGACGGCGGGCACCACCAAGAAGGCCAACAGCTCCTCTCACACCTCTCATCAGAGCTCATCCCACCAATCCTCTAGCTCCAG CTCTTCACAATCCGGTAGCTCCAGTTCCCAGCAGAACGGAACTTCCGCAAACAACCACAACTCGAG CGCATCAAACGCCAACTCACATATGACCCAGCCAACTCAGCCAAAGATGACACAGCCTACGATCCCCAAGGCCACATCACGCATGACACAACCGACAGCACCCAAG CTGACTGCCAAGCTGACCAAGCCGACGGCAGTGGCGGGAATGACAAGCCCGACAACGGCGGGTAAGGCCGCGACTGCCTCGACCACTCAGGGGCCGACAACCACATGGAATG GTATCTGCCCGGACTTCCCTCCTGATTGCCCAGCGTCTAACGGCTGTGCTACATTCGACGAGAATTGGTGTCCCATCTGCGTCTGCCCCCGTAAGTAG